The Streptomyces sp. A2-16 sequence CGCATCCCGGAGGAATCCACCCATGACCGATCTGGTCATCCGCGCGCTCGACGAGCGCGAAGCCCCTCTCTTCGACGCTCTTCCCGACCCCCTCGGCGCCCGCGAGTCCCACCGGCTCACCCGGCACCGCCCCGACTGGAAGCGGGTCGCCCTGCGCGACGGCAAGGTCGTGGCACGCGGCGCCTGGTGGGGCGGCCCCGACGACACCGCCCCCCTCAACGTCAACTGGTTCGACGTGGCCGAAGGGGAGGAGGAGGCCGGCGCCGAACTCCTGCGCACCGCGCCCTGGCAGGTCGAGCTCGAGATGAACCTGCCCGCGGGCTGGCGCGAGGACCCGGCACAGCGGGCCGCCGCCGAGGCCCGCTTCACCGCCGTACGGGAGGCGGGGTACGAGCTCCTGGTCGAGCGGTTCCTCTACCGCTGGACACCGGAGCAGGGGCTGCCCGAGCGGCCCGGACGCCTCGAGTTCCGGCCCGAACCGGACGACGCGGTCTTCTTCGACCTGCTGCGCCGCATCCACTCCGCCACCCTCGACGCGCACGCCCTCAAAGCCATCGAGGAGGGCGGACTCGACCGGGCCGCCCAGGAAGAGCTCGACTTCTTCCACTGGTGCCCCTCGCCCCGCGAGTGGTGGCAGATCGCCCGCACCCCGCAGGGAGACGTCGCCGGGATCCACATTCCGGCCCACAACCCGTCGGGGCCCTGCGTCGGGTTCATCGGAGTCGTGCCCGAACAGCGCGGCCACGGCTACGCCTACGATCTGCTCGCCGAGTGCACCCACTGTCTGGTCGAGCAGGGCGCCGAGTTCGTCTCCGCTGCGACGGACAGGGGGAACTTCCCCATGGCCGCGAACTTCGCCAAGGCGGGCTACCCCGTCGTGCGCGAACGCCTGAACTACCGGCCTGCGCACAGCGGCTGAGCCCTCTCCGGCACTGACGGCCGGTCGCGTCCGACTGTCAGTGCCGGGTGCCATGCTGGTCACCGGGTTGACCGTCGGCACGGCGCGGGAGGTGTGGTGGGGTTCGAGGGCGAGGTCTGGCAGGTGCGCGGCGGTGCCGAACCGGTCGGGGACATCCTTATCGACGAGGCCGACTTCCCTTGGCTGTCGGGCCGGTTCACGGCAGGACCCGGATTCGCCGCTGTGCGCGAGCTGTTCGCGCGCGAGCTCGCCCTGACGGAGGAGGACGACGAGGAGCGGTGGCAGGAGTGGGAGGAGGCATACGACGAGCTCCGGCGGCAGGTGTCGCTCGTCGCTCCGGCCGGTCCCGCACCCGAGTTCCTGCTGCACATCGAGGGGGAGCGGGCCTGGTTCCGGTGGAGCGACGAGCCGTTCGACGAGGACGCGCCGGCGGTCTGAGGTGCGGGTGTGTGCCGTGGGTACGCCGGGGGTCCGAGGCGCAGGTCCGTGCCATGCGTACGCCGGGGGTCTGTGGTGCAGGTCCGTGCCGTGGGTGTGCCGGGAGTCCGAGGCGCGGATCTACGCCGTGGGCACGCCGGTCGCGC is a genomic window containing:
- a CDS encoding GNAT family N-acetyltransferase, encoding MTDLVIRALDEREAPLFDALPDPLGARESHRLTRHRPDWKRVALRDGKVVARGAWWGGPDDTAPLNVNWFDVAEGEEEAGAELLRTAPWQVELEMNLPAGWREDPAQRAAAEARFTAVREAGYELLVERFLYRWTPEQGLPERPGRLEFRPEPDDAVFFDLLRRIHSATLDAHALKAIEEGGLDRAAQEELDFFHWCPSPREWWQIARTPQGDVAGIHIPAHNPSGPCVGFIGVVPEQRGHGYAYDLLAECTHCLVEQGAEFVSAATDRGNFPMAANFAKAGYPVVRERLNYRPAHSG